From the genome of Cytobacillus firmus, one region includes:
- a CDS encoding undecaprenyl-diphosphate phosphatase has protein sequence MDFIMILKAIILGFVEGMTEFAPVSSTGHMIIVDDMWLNTKEFLSKYEANTFKVVIQLGSILAVVIIFKDRFIEMLGLGRRGKSSEEKQSRLKLSQVIVGLIPAGILGVLFEDYIDEHLFSTETVLIGLVIGAFLMIFADIFGGKNPKTVSVDQITYKQALSIGLIQCFSLWPGFSRSGSTISGGVLLGLSHRAAADFTFIMAVPIMAGASFLSLIKNLEYFSVEALPFFIAGFISAFIFALVSIRFFLKIIGKIKLIPFAIYRIVLAGVIYFVFL, from the coding sequence ATGGATTTTATTATGATTTTGAAAGCAATTATATTGGGGTTTGTTGAAGGAATGACTGAGTTTGCCCCAGTGTCATCGACAGGACATATGATTATTGTGGATGATATGTGGCTTAATACAAAAGAGTTCTTATCCAAATATGAAGCCAATACGTTTAAAGTCGTTATTCAGCTGGGATCCATTTTAGCGGTTGTGATCATTTTTAAAGACCGATTCATTGAAATGCTCGGTCTTGGGAGGCGGGGTAAAAGCTCTGAAGAAAAACAAAGCCGCCTGAAATTATCTCAAGTTATTGTCGGGTTAATTCCAGCAGGGATTCTTGGCGTTTTGTTTGAGGATTATATTGATGAACACCTGTTTTCAACTGAAACGGTACTGATTGGTTTGGTTATTGGTGCATTTCTGATGATTTTTGCTGATATTTTTGGAGGCAAAAACCCGAAGACTGTTTCTGTTGATCAAATCACCTATAAACAGGCTTTATCTATTGGATTGATACAGTGTTTCTCCCTTTGGCCTGGATTTTCGCGTTCGGGTTCCACCATTTCCGGCGGCGTGCTGCTTGGCCTGTCACACAGGGCTGCAGCTGATTTTACTTTTATTATGGCTGTGCCGATCATGGCCGGTGCAAGTTTTCTTTCATTAATAAAGAATCTTGAATACTTCTCAGTCGAAGCGCTTCCGTTCTTTATTGCAGGATTCATCAGTGCATTTATTTTTGCCTTAGTTTCGATCCGCTTCTTCTTGAAGATTATAGGTAAGATTAAACTGATTCCTTTTGCCATTTACAGGATTGTACTGGCGGGGGTTATCTATTTCGTATTTCTATAA
- a CDS encoding DUF1836 domain-containing protein, producing the protein MELKKLIADNQIQLEDIPQIDLYMDQVIQLFENTFGSTTRNEEEKVLTKTMINNYAKGKLFFPVKNKKYSKEHLILIAFIYQLKGALSINDIKSLLDGVNSRTAEGKLDLDHFYQLYLDLAKLNADAFMNDLENQAGRAAELNKGKPAQLEKVLLASSLVHMSNLYRKAAERIVDEVKETEDEDGI; encoded by the coding sequence ATGGAATTGAAAAAGCTCATTGCGGATAACCAAATTCAATTGGAAGATATACCGCAGATTGACCTATACATGGATCAGGTAATCCAGCTATTTGAAAATACTTTTGGCAGCACGACGAGAAATGAAGAGGAAAAAGTGCTGACCAAGACAATGATAAATAACTATGCAAAAGGGAAATTGTTTTTTCCTGTGAAAAATAAAAAATACTCAAAGGAGCACCTTATATTAATTGCTTTTATCTATCAGCTAAAAGGGGCTCTGTCTATAAACGACATTAAAAGCCTGCTGGATGGCGTCAACTCGAGGACGGCAGAGGGAAAGTTGGATCTGGACCATTTTTATCAGCTTTACCTTGATTTGGCGAAACTGAATGCCGATGCATTTATGAATGATCTGGAAAATCAGGCGGGCAGGGCGGCAGAACTAAATAAAGGGAAGCCAGCCCAGCTCGAAAAAGTCCTGCTGGCATCTTCACTGGTTCACATGAGCAACTTGTACCGCAAAGCAGCTGAACGCATTGTGGATGAGGTAAAGGAGACAGAGGATGAGGATGGCATATAG
- the trhA gene encoding PAQR family membrane homeostasis protein TrhA, which yields MNSYIREPINGLTHLAGAILSFAGLLAMVIKASLTTSSPIAITAVAIFGISLMLLYSASATYHMVIAKDKVIAFLRKLDHSMIYVLIAGSYTPFCLITLNGVTGWVLFGIVTAVALSGILFKMIWFNCPRWLSTALYIAMGWIIVFAFSPLSESLSSAGVLLLLLGGILYTIGGVIYAFKPKFLEFNHMGFHEIFHIFIMMGSMAHFLCVFMFVL from the coding sequence ATGAATTCGTACATCCGGGAGCCCATCAACGGACTAACCCATTTAGCAGGGGCCATTCTATCCTTTGCCGGCTTGCTTGCCATGGTAATCAAAGCCTCATTGACAACTTCTTCACCAATTGCCATTACGGCTGTTGCTATTTTTGGAATCAGTTTGATGCTCCTTTATTCAGCATCTGCTACCTATCATATGGTCATCGCTAAAGATAAAGTCATTGCCTTTTTAAGAAAGCTTGATCATTCTATGATTTATGTATTGATTGCAGGTTCGTATACACCTTTTTGCCTCATCACCTTAAATGGTGTGACCGGCTGGGTTCTATTTGGAATTGTCACAGCTGTTGCTTTGTCAGGCATTCTATTTAAAATGATCTGGTTCAACTGCCCGCGCTGGCTTTCAACAGCGTTATATATTGCGATGGGATGGATTATCGTTTTCGCTTTCTCACCTCTTTCTGAATCATTAAGCTCAGCAGGCGTTCTGCTTCTTTTGCTTGGAGGCATTCTTTACACGATCGGCGGAGTAATTTATGCGTTTAAACCAAAATTCCTGGAGTTCAATCATATGGGTTTTCATGAGATTTTTCATATTTTCATTATGATGGGAAGCATGGCACACTTTCTTTGTGTGTTTATGTTTGTACTTTAG
- a CDS encoding CotY/CotZ family spore coat protein, protein MFKYSHHDHKDESSCCHYDDKHRDWMDEESSDDCHDKEKKEKDKGKKDDKDKKDDKDKKDDKDKKDHHKHPTHHKVCVREVLAAILNAQKKAKRDDECKTSCNESIKELLGESKKPKKNAIPFILYNEEAEPFKASGVTIFSHSKQKKFACIESFIFKIKDLDGKCAVLELLTFKSGKCSKDLFKKSICSPCSQIDCEDVSDLIGTGICITVDLSCFCAVTCLPAVRL, encoded by the coding sequence ATGTTTAAATATAGTCATCATGACCATAAAGATGAAAGCAGCTGTTGCCATTACGATGATAAACATAGGGACTGGATGGACGAAGAAAGCAGTGACGACTGCCATGATAAAGAGAAGAAAGAGAAGGATAAGGGTAAAAAAGATGATAAGGATAAAAAAGATGATAAGGATAAAAAAGATGATAAGGATAAAAAAGATCATCACAAACACCCTACACATCATAAAGTATGCGTAAGGGAAGTCTTAGCAGCTATTCTTAACGCTCAGAAAAAAGCAAAGCGTGATGATGAATGTAAAACATCTTGCAATGAATCTATAAAAGAGCTTTTGGGAGAATCTAAAAAGCCAAAGAAAAATGCAATTCCTTTCATTCTTTATAATGAAGAAGCTGAACCTTTTAAAGCTAGTGGTGTAACCATCTTTAGCCATTCTAAGCAAAAGAAATTTGCATGTATCGAATCGTTTATTTTCAAAATTAAAGATCTCGATGGTAAATGTGCCGTACTTGAGCTATTAACCTTCAAATCCGGAAAATGTTCAAAAGATCTATTCAAAAAGAGTATCTGTTCTCCATGCAGCCAAATTGACTGTGAGGATGTCTCTGATCTAATAGGGACTGGGATATGTATTACTGTAGATCTTTCCTGTTTCTGTGCTGTTACGTGCTTGCCTGCTGTGCGTTTATAA
- a CDS encoding ParM/StbA family protein: MEKQNFLAVDIGNSWYKALASDNGILSEYQLPNAIALFDEEFYEKPYDDDDIVLEENLIVEVKSPAVIDKREIFYIGKGAARQRDVSLTAFNNQKADEDRTYLLLFGMAAYHALLQSPEESEIHYSIDQLAVSLPTTQYKERKSRLKDKLAGTHTVIFHKVPGVQEPKELVVKLEIKDIIVGAEGACAYLGLTRDQETLEVKNEELVKESIKGIIIGDLGGDSVDFVGIKNNRPVASVEGESFGINQFLDNIIQRVSKKEMFRFDSRAELEEKLAAGQSEWYVEPFAGVRKDISKYIIPQLKSMAIKYLEHFDRVRSSTTEIKGAVRYIAVGGAAKLARKQIQEAAVRWNERGRPIELMFPQDMEKLNVQGLMILAKMNQLKKVQGNHVISTKG, encoded by the coding sequence ATGGAAAAACAAAATTTTCTTGCTGTAGATATTGGAAACAGCTGGTATAAAGCTTTAGCGTCAGATAATGGAATCCTTTCAGAATATCAGCTGCCAAATGCTATTGCCCTGTTTGATGAAGAATTTTACGAAAAGCCATATGATGATGATGATATCGTGCTGGAAGAGAACCTTATTGTAGAAGTCAAAAGCCCGGCAGTGATTGATAAAAGAGAAATTTTCTATATTGGCAAAGGAGCTGCCAGACAAAGAGATGTTAGTCTAACTGCATTTAACAACCAAAAAGCAGATGAGGACAGAACCTATTTGCTGTTGTTTGGTATGGCAGCCTATCATGCATTGCTTCAGTCCCCTGAAGAATCAGAAATACATTATTCTATTGACCAATTAGCTGTTTCACTTCCAACAACTCAGTATAAAGAAAGGAAATCACGATTAAAAGATAAGCTGGCAGGTACACATACAGTCATTTTTCATAAAGTGCCCGGAGTGCAGGAACCCAAAGAATTAGTAGTAAAATTAGAAATTAAAGATATAATTGTTGGTGCTGAAGGAGCCTGTGCATACCTGGGGTTAACAAGAGATCAGGAAACTCTCGAAGTAAAGAATGAAGAACTTGTTAAAGAATCAATTAAAGGAATCATAATCGGGGATCTCGGGGGAGACTCTGTGGATTTTGTGGGAATTAAAAATAATAGGCCTGTTGCATCTGTGGAGGGAGAATCATTCGGGATCAACCAATTTCTTGATAATATTATCCAAAGAGTAAGCAAAAAGGAAATGTTCCGATTTGATTCACGGGCTGAATTGGAGGAAAAATTGGCTGCCGGTCAATCAGAATGGTATGTTGAGCCATTTGCAGGTGTAAGAAAGGATATTAGCAAATATATTATCCCTCAGCTAAAATCCATGGCTATTAAATATCTTGAGCATTTTGATCGTGTGAGAAGCAGTACCACAGAAATTAAAGGAGCTGTCCGCTATATTGCAGTCGGGGGAGCAGCGAAATTGGCACGGAAGCAAATCCAAGAAGCTGCAGTAAGGTGGAATGAAAGGGGCCGGCCAATTGAGCTAATGTTCCCGCAAGACATGGAAAAGTTAAATGTTCAGGGTTTAATGATTTTGGCTAAAATGAATCAGTTAAAGAAAGTACAAGGAAATCACGTAATTTCCACTAAAGGTTAA
- a CDS encoding CsxC family protein: MNSNDKKCVDVNVSAHMGECENVPVPVAPTTPVGTRVLRVPVTLAEIAVRTNMVANIKFPDPVLEIKDIKKRVKIIQCRLLLPGITAGSNPFQATTLRLFIKGFVRKNIQYATPCSNSSGQCVSSEMRSLTVDVPFECVTTIPSNRFLTPPQLPFVNTRQEFDFFREQELGHGYPEKDHLLSSDLSQFHQVSTQFYNQLPYCELISSNIIEWDEAIDREKLPGHAPFEEGAFHEVVEKMFLEFTVKILQNQQVPVTAVAPPPTPPL; encoded by the coding sequence ATGAATAGCAACGACAAAAAATGTGTGGATGTTAACGTATCTGCTCATATGGGCGAATGCGAAAATGTACCGGTACCTGTAGCCCCAACAACACCTGTAGGCACCAGAGTTTTGAGAGTTCCTGTAACACTTGCTGAAATAGCTGTAAGAACAAATATGGTGGCTAATATTAAATTTCCGGATCCTGTACTAGAAATTAAGGATATCAAAAAGAGAGTTAAAATTATTCAATGCCGTTTACTGCTTCCTGGCATAACTGCTGGTTCTAATCCTTTTCAGGCTACGACCCTGAGATTATTTATAAAAGGTTTCGTTCGAAAAAATATTCAATATGCAACTCCGTGTTCTAATTCATCAGGTCAATGTGTTTCTTCTGAAATGCGTTCCTTAACAGTAGATGTGCCTTTTGAGTGTGTGACGACTATCCCGAGCAACAGGTTTTTAACACCGCCACAGCTCCCATTTGTAAACACTCGACAAGAATTTGACTTTTTCAGGGAGCAAGAATTGGGTCATGGATATCCTGAAAAAGATCACCTTCTGTCCAGTGATCTTTCCCAATTCCACCAAGTGAGTACACAATTTTACAACCAGCTTCCTTATTGCGAATTAATTTCAAGTAATATCATTGAATGGGATGAAGCTATTGATAGGGAGAAATTGCCAGGTCATGCTCCATTTGAAGAAGGAGCTTTCCATGAAGTTGTAGAGAAAATGTTCTTGGAGTTCACAGTGAAAATCCTTCAAAATCAGCAAGTGCCTGTAACCGCAGTCGCTCCTCCCCCTACTCCACCGCTCTAG
- a CDS encoding CsxC family protein gives MSDKHKDHKKHDCQVKTTHCECESHEHHHPQVSIGKIVAKVPVVLAELTLQINVDAVITFPEPVLEIKDIKKHVKLTQCRLLLPTNKLFIKGFVRKNIQYASPSPEIEPSTPKSVASDIHSFTTDIPFQCITEIKKFLTCPVMPKTNKRNEFDFLVSQPLPSGFPEKDELQSNDLSQFHQESKQFYNELPFCELISSKIIEWDEAIDREPLPTSSPLGEGYFTKVEEKMVLDIDLKVLQNQQIRVASTTNDDCCDCCD, from the coding sequence ATGTCAGATAAACATAAAGATCATAAAAAACATGATTGCCAAGTAAAAACTACTCATTGTGAATGTGAAAGTCATGAACACCACCATCCGCAAGTATCTATTGGAAAAATAGTGGCAAAGGTTCCAGTTGTCCTAGCTGAACTTACACTTCAAATAAATGTGGATGCGGTTATAACCTTTCCAGAACCAGTGCTGGAAATTAAAGATATCAAAAAACATGTAAAACTAACTCAATGCAGGTTGCTGCTCCCTACAAACAAGTTATTTATAAAAGGTTTTGTGAGGAAAAATATTCAATATGCAAGTCCGAGCCCGGAGATTGAACCCAGCACGCCGAAATCTGTTGCTTCCGATATTCATTCTTTCACGACAGATATTCCATTTCAGTGCATCACAGAGATTAAGAAGTTTTTAACTTGTCCTGTTATGCCTAAGACGAATAAACGCAATGAATTTGATTTCCTGGTTTCACAGCCTCTCCCATCAGGGTTCCCTGAAAAAGATGAATTGCAGTCAAATGATCTTTCCCAATTTCACCAGGAAAGCAAGCAATTTTACAATGAATTGCCTTTCTGTGAGTTAATTTCGAGTAAGATTATTGAATGGGATGAAGCAATTGATCGGGAGCCGCTGCCAACCTCATCTCCTCTGGGAGAGGGATATTTTACAAAAGTAGAAGAGAAAATGGTTCTTGATATTGACCTTAAAGTACTCCAAAACCAACAGATTCGTGTAGCTTCGACTACCAATGATGATTGCTGCGACTGCTGTGATTAA
- a CDS encoding CsxC family protein, which translates to MKNNTGHGCGCNDHKACPPMPPSDQVKSRSTGCDVDTFLIGGTEETVVLADVVMETLVEADIHLPTFASDIKNIRKNVHLTQCKATPDFSDPFRVKLFVEGYVHKNIQYVDGGSCVRDYSVNVPFRCFEFVDVINPVAFPFEDPFSSKNSGNLEIREISKDGMSADRCNFGSITFEVNNEPIKCKLLASFVDQWDILSDFDNWGRFNKITEKMNVQLFLKLSQKQQVAEPSPNGPASAGSMVERFKKITRRR; encoded by the coding sequence ATGAAAAACAATACTGGACATGGCTGTGGATGCAATGATCATAAAGCATGCCCACCAATGCCTCCAAGCGACCAAGTAAAATCTCGCAGCACTGGCTGTGACGTTGACACGTTTCTAATTGGCGGCACTGAGGAAACAGTTGTTTTGGCAGATGTTGTCATGGAAACGCTCGTAGAAGCCGATATTCACCTGCCTACTTTTGCGTCTGATATTAAAAATATCAGAAAGAATGTTCATTTAACACAATGTAAGGCTACACCGGACTTTTCAGATCCATTTAGAGTAAAACTTTTCGTAGAAGGATATGTGCACAAAAATATTCAATATGTTGACGGTGGAAGCTGTGTAAGGGATTATAGTGTAAATGTACCTTTTAGATGTTTTGAATTTGTTGATGTTATCAACCCTGTTGCTTTTCCTTTCGAGGATCCATTCAGCAGCAAGAACAGCGGTAACTTGGAAATCAGGGAGATTTCGAAGGATGGAATGAGTGCAGATCGCTGTAATTTTGGTTCTATTACCTTTGAAGTAAATAATGAGCCAATTAAATGCAAACTGCTTGCATCTTTCGTTGACCAGTGGGACATTCTAAGTGATTTTGATAATTGGGGACGTTTTAACAAGATTACTGAAAAAATGAATGTTCAGCTTTTCCTTAAATTGTCTCAAAAACAACAAGTGGCCGAACCATCTCCAAATGGCCCTGCAAGTGCAGGATCTATGGTCGAAAGATTTAAAAAAATTACTCGACGCAGATAA
- a CDS encoding CgeB family protein → MRILFITSGYKGIYDWFESWIHTELIKDHQVTFYTFSQGLKDFETIIQNFKPELALTIVGYKLPKIIIQLLNQYGIKTSLWLTEDPYNLDRSIGLINDFEYLFTIDTAALEYYQKIGHKKAYHLPLAANTDVFNPQKVEEEFKSDICFVGYPYPDRLKILEFLLLNTSYKISVVGNWSRYLRNYRQNKNLIINEGWVEPPKVADYYNGAKIVLNSHRPSNLRQNKNKLGIVGKTINNRTFDVAACAAFQLIEFKEDLANHFVENKEIVAFRDMEELVDKIHYYMAADIERTNIANKARDRVLKEHTFQHRIDKMLSLIGNF, encoded by the coding sequence ATGAGAATCCTATTTATTACTTCAGGATATAAAGGCATTTATGACTGGTTTGAATCATGGATTCATACTGAATTAATAAAAGACCATCAGGTGACTTTTTATACTTTTAGTCAGGGATTAAAAGATTTTGAAACGATTATACAAAATTTTAAACCAGAGCTTGCCTTAACAATCGTTGGCTACAAATTACCAAAAATAATAATTCAACTTCTAAATCAATATGGAATTAAAACTTCACTATGGCTGACAGAAGATCCCTATAATTTGGATCGTTCCATAGGCCTCATTAACGATTTTGAATATTTATTTACAATTGACACCGCAGCTCTTGAATATTATCAAAAAATAGGGCATAAGAAAGCTTACCACTTGCCGCTTGCTGCAAACACCGATGTTTTTAATCCCCAAAAGGTTGAAGAAGAATTCAAAAGTGATATTTGTTTCGTTGGTTACCCATATCCTGACCGTTTGAAAATTTTGGAATTTCTTTTGCTAAATACATCTTACAAGATTAGTGTTGTTGGAAATTGGAGCCGCTATTTACGAAATTATAGGCAAAATAAAAACCTAATAATCAATGAAGGATGGGTAGAACCTCCAAAAGTAGCAGACTATTATAACGGAGCCAAAATAGTACTTAATTCTCATCGGCCATCAAATTTGCGGCAAAACAAGAATAAGCTAGGAATTGTCGGAAAAACCATCAATAATCGTACATTTGATGTGGCGGCTTGTGCAGCATTTCAGCTTATAGAATTTAAAGAAGATTTAGCAAACCATTTTGTTGAAAATAAAGAAATCGTAGCATTTAGAGATATGGAAGAACTAGTTGATAAGATTCATTATTATATGGCAGCTGATATAGAACGGACAAATATTGCAAATAAAGCCCGAGATCGTGTGTTAAAAGAACATACCTTTCAGCATAGGATCGATAAAATGCTTTCCCTAATTGGTAATTTCTAA
- a CDS encoding sulfotransferase family protein — MEKKSKLFLVLCLHRSGSSATAGVMHLLGIHMGDKLLTSSPYNPKGHFENMEFVTINQEILQTAKASWNNPPINKKIEAKIYTLSKMRAFLSENIKPVWGIKDPRTLFTFEVWKPLLEEVADITYVFIHRPFEASVRSMANRDRKGTGNASLILTPYLKNLYHYRHTFGLPAETIIDVYYEDMLKNPEPYVRKFNEKIGNSPGYRLKEVKNFLDKDLKNF; from the coding sequence TTGGAAAAGAAGAGCAAACTTTTCCTAGTTTTATGCCTTCATCGTTCAGGCTCTAGTGCAACGGCAGGTGTTATGCACCTTTTAGGAATTCATATGGGAGATAAACTCCTGACATCATCCCCTTATAATCCAAAGGGCCATTTTGAGAATATGGAGTTTGTGACTATCAATCAAGAAATTCTGCAAACTGCCAAAGCTTCATGGAACAATCCTCCTATTAACAAGAAAATAGAAGCTAAAATTTATACATTATCTAAAATGCGAGCTTTTCTTTCTGAAAATATAAAACCTGTTTGGGGAATTAAGGATCCCAGAACATTATTTACTTTTGAAGTTTGGAAACCATTATTAGAAGAAGTGGCTGACATTACTTATGTATTTATACATCGGCCATTTGAAGCTTCGGTCCGTTCAATGGCAAATCGTGATCGTAAGGGAACTGGTAATGCATCGCTAATTTTAACTCCATATTTAAAAAACCTTTATCATTACCGGCATACCTTTGGGCTGCCTGCTGAAACAATTATTGATGTCTATTATGAGGACATGTTAAAAAACCCCGAGCCTTATGTTAGAAAGTTCAATGAAAAAATCGGAAATTCTCCAGGTTACCGACTTAAGGAGGTTAAAAATTTTTTAGATAAGGATTTAAAAAATTTCTGA
- the galU gene encoding UTP--glucose-1-phosphate uridylyltransferase GalU produces MKVRKAVIPAAGLGTRLLPLTKALPKEMLPIIDKPTIQYIIEEAVESGIKDIIIVTGKEKKAIEDHFDSSFLLEETLSKKGKLEELREIRKISQLANIHYIRQSEPNGLGHAIWCARKFIGNEPFAVLLGDTLVEEKKSCLKDMMELYDKCQNSIIGIKCVDKTDVHKYGIVDVEKENGPVYNIQSLIEKPSQEQAPSNLAIFGRYILTPKIFNLLENQEPGVGNEIQLTDAISALLKYEPVYAHVFNGKSYDIGDKLGYLKTIIEFALQREDLEKEVLYFLRGIVAKRSE; encoded by the coding sequence GTGAAAGTTAGAAAGGCGGTTATTCCTGCAGCTGGTCTTGGAACAAGGCTATTGCCGTTAACGAAGGCTTTGCCTAAAGAAATGCTGCCTATTATTGATAAGCCAACGATCCAGTATATTATTGAGGAAGCAGTGGAGTCAGGCATAAAAGACATCATTATTGTTACAGGGAAAGAGAAAAAAGCAATTGAGGATCATTTTGATTCTTCTTTTTTATTGGAGGAGACTTTAAGTAAAAAAGGAAAACTAGAAGAATTAAGAGAAATTAGGAAGATTTCACAGTTAGCCAATATTCATTATATCCGTCAAAGTGAGCCTAATGGATTAGGACATGCAATATGGTGTGCAAGAAAGTTTATTGGAAATGAACCTTTTGCTGTTTTACTTGGAGATACTCTTGTGGAAGAAAAAAAATCCTGCCTAAAGGACATGATGGAGTTGTACGACAAATGTCAGAATTCTATCATAGGTATTAAGTGTGTTGATAAAACAGATGTGCATAAATACGGAATTGTTGATGTTGAAAAGGAAAACGGACCAGTTTATAATATTCAAAGTTTAATTGAAAAGCCTTCCCAAGAACAAGCACCATCCAATTTAGCTATTTTTGGAAGATACATCCTTACTCCTAAGATATTTAATCTGTTAGAAAATCAAGAACCAGGTGTTGGGAATGAAATTCAGTTAACTGATGCCATTTCAGCTCTGCTTAAATATGAGCCAGTATATGCTCATGTTTTTAATGGTAAGAGTTATGATATTGGCGACAAACTTGGATACCTTAAAACCATTATTGAATTTGCATTACAGCGAGAGGACCTCGAAAAAGAAGTATTGTATTTTCTTAGAGGAATAGTTGCAAAGAGGAGTGAATAA
- a CDS encoding methyltransferase domain-containing protein, with product MKHSDTQPKFNLLNNDKSHLGDRDVYNFTNSIIRDLNNKDILEIGIGGKYSRSSQLTAGSKSYQTIDLKTFDFINANNSSDPILNLELKEKIPLTVQAFDVIFINESFEHLSTLKIEIALEKIIKILRPGGLLVIRTPICSNTTDSEHKSSCPCNKHFISTLLKICLEHNFICAKADKRLFGFVRRSEIKHFAAPRRNKNIDRYISLLQKQKHHAEPNKEAGRLMIGCVTENNAKYQRQTLNLIKSIRWFGGNIAGADIFVCIVDEADDEFVRELKKWGAFVRIVKRFSEDHPQSNKLRFFELSEINYYDTIMFLDCDTIIVQDPLKYIDGKNFQAEMAAGATVPHELFKEIFYHYQLKVPERAYKTALSRISTIWYCNAGVLIFPKSILQQFFPVWKEYTEDLINNKHLLKDYFKFCEQASLTLSFVKNPVPFKKLPMKMNFPLVGRYLPEIQHCDPVIIHYHHRSDESGFIHEVTKSPYAQRRIKEFNQMLKKHGR from the coding sequence ATGAAACACAGTGACACTCAACCTAAATTTAATCTATTAAATAATGATAAAAGTCATTTAGGAGATAGAGATGTATATAATTTCACAAATTCCATTATAAGAGATTTAAATAATAAGGATATATTGGAAATTGGCATTGGCGGAAAATATTCCAGGTCATCTCAGCTAACAGCGGGCAGTAAAAGTTATCAAACAATTGATCTGAAAACCTTCGATTTTATAAATGCAAATAATAGTTCTGACCCAATATTAAATCTGGAATTAAAAGAAAAAATTCCTCTAACTGTTCAGGCTTTTGATGTAATTTTCATAAATGAATCTTTTGAACATCTTTCAACTTTAAAGATTGAAATTGCCCTGGAAAAAATAATAAAAATTCTTCGGCCAGGTGGATTGCTTGTTATAAGGACTCCTATCTGCAGTAATACGACTGATTCTGAACATAAATCCTCCTGCCCATGTAATAAACATTTCATATCTACCTTATTAAAAATTTGCTTAGAACATAATTTTATTTGTGCTAAGGCCGATAAGCGTTTGTTTGGATTTGTTCGGAGAAGTGAAATTAAGCATTTCGCAGCACCAAGAAGGAATAAGAATATAGACCGGTATATTTCTTTATTACAAAAACAAAAGCACCATGCCGAGCCTAATAAAGAAGCAGGACGACTAATGATCGGCTGTGTAACAGAAAACAATGCAAAATATCAAAGGCAAACTTTAAATCTGATAAAATCAATTCGCTGGTTTGGAGGAAATATTGCTGGGGCAGATATATTTGTTTGCATAGTTGATGAAGCAGATGATGAATTTGTAAGGGAGCTTAAGAAATGGGGAGCCTTTGTACGGATAGTGAAACGGTTCAGTGAAGATCATCCGCAATCCAATAAACTAAGATTTTTCGAATTATCGGAAATTAACTATTATGATACGATTATGTTTTTGGACTGTGACACAATTATTGTTCAAGACCCTTTAAAATATATAGATGGGAAAAATTTCCAAGCAGAAATGGCTGCCGGTGCAACTGTACCGCATGAATTGTTTAAAGAAATTTTTTATCATTACCAATTAAAAGTGCCCGAACGAGCATATAAGACAGCTTTATCAAGAATATCCACTATATGGTATTGTAATGCAGGTGTATTGATATTTCCGAAATCTATCCTGCAGCAATTTTTTCCTGTATGGAAGGAATACACCGAAGATCTTATAAATAATAAACATCTGCTAAAGGACTACTTTAAGTTTTGCGAACAAGCTTCATTAACATTATCTTTTGTAAAAAACCCTGTCCCATTCAAGAAGCTGCCAATGAAAATGAATTTCCCCCTGGTTGGACGCTATTTGCCTGAAATTCAACATTGCGACCCGGTAATTATTCATTATCATCATCGTTCTGATGAATCGGGTTTTATTCATGAGGTCACGAAAAGCCCATATGCACAAAGACGGATTAAGGAATTTAACCAAATGTTAAAAAAACATGGCAGATAA